In Fodinibius saliphilus, the sequence TTAGCTGGCCGCGCATTTCCAGAGTATCCTCATCAATAGGGTAGAACTCTTTGATGGTTGATAAATCAAATTGTAGCTCTGTGTTCAGATCTACTGTTCGTTCTACTTCCTTTAATGGCTGGTTGATAACTCCCTGCATCGAAAAAGTATTTGAAGCAGTCTCAAGAGCCATGTTGTTGATTGTTATTTTGGTATGGTTTGCCTGAGCATCAATGGCGATGTTCTCAATCGCTTTAGGAACCTCGGTATATTTGAGACGGCCATTTGTAAGTTTTGTAAAAGCATCGAAAGTAGCTTTTTCGGGCTTTGCTCTATTACCACTGGCCTTGCCTTTCACAGTCAGCTTTCCACTAAGTTCTTGAATATCAAACTGACTGATATCATAAAACTGACTTACTGTTGCCAGGTTGATATTGCCATCAAAGTCAATGGAAAAATCGCCATTCTCATTAAGAGGGTTAGTGAGTTCTCCTTTGGCAGAAAAGTTATTTTCTCCTGCCCGGGCGTTCAATCTAGTAAGTGTAACCAAATTGTTATTTGCTTGAGCAGTAAACTGAATTTCCTTAATAGGTTGAGGCAGCTCCGGGTTTTTAAGGTAACCGTTGCTTACCTGCATATTAAGATTGAATTGGGGGAGCTCGTCAGCTATTAGCGGTCCCTTTATAGTACCATCTATAGCCAGAGAACCTTTAGTTTCAAGCCCTTCAACATATTCTTCATATTCCGGGGGTACCAACCTAAGGAGCTCGCCAAAATTTTCTGATGACGAGCTTATAGAGAGATCTGTACTTAATGTATTACTCCAGTCCGTTATGGTCCCTGACAAATTAAGGGCTAGGCCGCGTATAGAAAGGGTACCGCTTTGAAGGTTTAGTTTTTCTTCGGAAAGGTTAATTGTTGACTGCTGTTGGAGGGTGAGGGGTAAGTCGTTTAGATAACGATTTTCTCCGACCGTAGCAGAAAAACCGCCTATCTGCAGGTCAATAGTACTTTCAATCGTGTCGGCATAACGAAGAGAAATATCTGCGCTGAGATCATTAATGAAAGCGTTGGTATTTGAGGTTGAATCCCGATACGTGAATTGAGCACCCGATACTTGTAGCGAAGGTATATTGACTGCCAAGCCAGCAGAATTATCTTGGGAACTTCCCTCGTTACTCATCAGAAAGTCAATATTTGTGCTGCTGTCAGGGTGAACAATATAGGTAAATGCCGGCTTTTCAACACTCAGGTTTGCAATCTCTACTTGGTCGCCCAAAAGGGAGAATAACTTCACTGATATTATAAGTTCATCAACTGATAGTAGGGTATCTGATTCTGTTGCCCCCGGAATACTCATTTTTTGGATGCTAATACCCGGTTGAGGAAAAGAGCTGAAAAAGGTGAGTGACATCGATTCAACATTAACCGTACGCCCAACGGCATTATTAAGTTGGGGCATCACCGTGCTTTTAAGGCGTTCATCCGTAAAATAAATACTGAGGCCTACAGCTGTTAAAATGATAATAACCAGAAAGCCTGCTACAACTTTTAAGAATGTTTTCATAAACTCTCCATTGATCAGTTTTATATGATGAGATATAATTATATGCTACTTAATAGTACAATAAAAATCGATTTTATTGCTACAAGTTCCTTATGTTATAAAATAACGCTAATTAGTTGCTATAATACTGATTAACTATGTTGAATTGGGGATCCGGAGCTAATAATCCAAAATTTAAACGCCGCCGAGAACGGTTAGTCGAAACGTTGGCAGATAAAGGTATTGAAGACCCACGGGTATTGGAAGCTTTTAGTATCGTACCTCGGCATGTGTTTGTAGATACTGCTCTTCAAGATCGAGCCTACAAAGATACGGCTCTTCCTATTGGTAAAGAGCAAACTATTTCACAGCCTTTTACTGTGGCCAGCCAGACAGAACTGCTTGAAGTACAACCGGGCGAGAAAGTATTAGAGATTGGTACTGGTTCGGGCTACCAAGCCGCAATATTATGCGAACTTGGAGCCGAAGTGTATACTGTTGAGCGCCATAAGAAGCTCTACGAAAAGGCACGTACTACTCTAAAAAATCTCGGTTATTCTATTCGGGCAAAACTGGGTGATGGCACCTTGGGTTGGTCAGCTTATGCTCCTTATGATGCTATTGTTGTTACAGCCGGTGCCCCGGTAGTTCCTGAAGACTTGGTAGGGCAATTAGCACTAAACGGTCGATTGGTAGTGCCTGTGGGTAATGAAAGTCGTCAAGAGATGGTCCGTATTATAAAGATACGCGAAGATGAATATGAGGAAGAACATTACAGTGATTTTAAATTTGTACCGCTCATTGGCAAAAAAGGTTGGCAGAAGTAATTAGGAATTTGAAATGATCAATGAAAAACTGGTCTCCTTGCTATATCTTTCAACGATTTTAATTCCTAATTCCTAACTCTTATTTCCTTTGTCTAAAACTGATCAATCCAACTCCACTTCTAAAGCACAATCCTGGAAGGAGTATCCTTTTCTATTATTAAAAGGTTTTCTGATGGGCTCTGCTGATATTGTGCCCGGCGTAAGCGGTGGAACAATGGCCCTTATCGTAGGTATTTATACGCGTCTTATTGATGCCATTAAAAGTTTTGACACTGATTTCTTTAAGCAGCTGTTTACCCTTAGACTCAAAGAAGCATTTGAGGGGGTGGATTGGCGTTTTATGGGAGTTTTGCTGGCAGGGATGTTTGCGGCTGTACTCTTTTTTACGAAAGTCGTTCCCCTGCAGGTTTATATGTTCACCGATCCGGAACTTATTTATGGACTTTTCTTTGGATTGATTGTCGGCTCAATTGTTATTCTAATAAATGCGATAGAAAATTTTGGGTGGATTCATGCTTTGCTGATACTGGTTGGAGCCGTCATCGGTTTCTGGGTAGTTACCTTGGTACCTGCTGACACCCCCGATTCCTCGTTATATGTGTTTCTAAGTGGGTCTGTAGCCATATGTGCAATGATTTTGCCGGGTATTTCGGGCTCCTATATTTTGCTCATTCTCCGGAAATATGATTATATACTTAGCCAGATAGGAAGTCTCGGAACAGCTGATACCTCAATGGCTTTGTTTGCTTTGGCCCCTTTTGTAGCTGGGGCAGTTTGCGGGCTTATGCTTTTTTCGCGGCTCTTATCTTGGTTGTTAAATCGATATGAGGCAAAGACTCTTGCGGTATTGATTGGTTTTTTGATTGGCTCGTTGTACGTTATTTGGCCTTATCAAAACCGGATGTACAAAGAGATTGTGACTAAGAAAAAAGTGGTTGAATACACCAGTCCCAAAGTTGTTGAGTTGCGAAATAATCCCCCTTCCGAAAATCGCCCGGAGTATCAGCGAATAGGAGAAGTACAGAACCCTGAAGCAACTTCTGATGAACTTAAAAAAGTGGTATTACTTACGGTTAAGAAGAAATTGATTAAGAGTGATCCTTATATCCCATATGCAACGGACAAAGGTGCCCGAACACCACATTTTTGGGATGGAATAATCGGGATAATTATCGGACTTTTAATGGTTCTGGGACTTGATTCTTTACGCGCGAAAGGATAATCTTCAGTAAAGAAAAAGAGACTAAATTGTCTTTTTTATAAAAAGCCATTAAGCCGGTATCATCATGAAGCAGATAAATAAAATATTAGTACCTACAGATTTCTCAGTTAACTCAGTAATTGCTTACCAGCATGCCCAACAAATAGCAGCAAAGTTTGGGGCAAAAATTGATCTTATCCATGTAATACCCACTCTAAAGTATTTCAACGATAGTATTGCACAACTGGGAGCACCAATTAGCATGGATTCTGATATCTATCCCAAAGTACAGGAACAGACTTCACAGAAGCTCAATGAGCAGATGGAGCTGAATATTGCAGAAGAGTACAGGGGAGAGGTCCTTCGGCCGATCCATAGGAGAGCGTCTTCAAAAATATGTGAAGTCGCAAGCGATGGGCAATATGATTTAATTGTAATGGCCTCCAAGGGGGGGCATGGCACTCCATTACTACGAGGGTCCACAACCGAAAAGATTATCCGACATTCAAAAGTACCGGTATTTACGGTTGATGATAGCCTGGATGTTGAGGGTTTGCGGCAGATACTCATTCCAACAGATGGATCTGCTCTCTCTTTTTCTGCCTTAGTTCTTGCATTACCACTGGCCGAAATTTATGAGGCTGAGATTACTCTTTTTCATGCTATTGAACTGTATGGCGATCCCATGCAGGATGTGATGGGGCGTCCAGAACAGTCTGACGAGACCAATATTTATACCGCACTTATTGATAAATTGGAAACCTATCTTGAAAATAGTGATGAGGTTTCTTTAAATAGGTACGAAAGTGATTTTAAAGATCAATTAGTGATTTCAAAGGGA encodes:
- a CDS encoding AsmA family protein, with the translated sequence MKTFLKVVAGFLVIIILTAVGLSIYFTDERLKSTVMPQLNNAVGRTVNVESMSLTFFSSFPQPGISIQKMSIPGATESDTLLSVDELIISVKLFSLLGDQVEIANLSVEKPAFTYIVHPDSSTNIDFLMSNEGSSQDNSAGLAVNIPSLQVSGAQFTYRDSTSNTNAFINDLSADISLRYADTIESTIDLQIGGFSATVGENRYLNDLPLTLQQQSTINLSEEKLNLQSGTLSIRGLALNLSGTITDWSNTLSTDLSISSSSENFGELLRLVPPEYEEYVEGLETKGSLAIDGTIKGPLIADELPQFNLNMQVSNGYLKNPELPQPIKEIQFTAQANNNLVTLTRLNARAGENNFSAKGELTNPLNENGDFSIDFDGNINLATVSQFYDISQFDIQELSGKLTVKGKASGNRAKPEKATFDAFTKLTNGRLKYTEVPKAIENIAIDAQANHTKITINNMALETASNTFSMQGVINQPLKEVERTVDLNTELQFDLSTIKEFYPIDEDTLEMRGQLTANATLKGKADRLEQAVQSGTISLANGYIEHKSLGTPLQEIAFDSKLDGPTLSISEARIKTGDNNLSLSGSIKNYLAEDRIINLQLNGNANLSEITNYYDLKPTITELTGKTKLNLTASGPVTKSAEMHFDGTMTVSDVNMNGDAMVQPLKKLNGELTFDPQTVALNALQFNLGSSDFKLGGSLKNHMEYLKAEKDRSTTPNLTGSYKSKLLNVDELINWEDTSSTEKTPIHLPDLNSSVTADISELVVTGISMKNLKARASTTPKQIKLERASVQLFDGEANGSFTWDVPQPDRTELTFSGSLDSLQSKSFFREYPILGEDSKFHKYISGAFTAQVNYSSELDVYLQPVMKTSTMEGDFGMTKARLKGHPLQNKIAVFLKADELRNIALDKWQSTYTLKDNVFTIKDLRLTSGNIGAEMNGTQHMQTGKINYQLKLFLPERFKGAIASVISKQAATALTQENGTIMVPLRVRGTQTKPVVTPDEKAITPIIKEFLKNKAGNALKKLFDG
- a CDS encoding protein-L-isoaspartate(D-aspartate) O-methyltransferase, giving the protein MLNWGSGANNPKFKRRRERLVETLADKGIEDPRVLEAFSIVPRHVFVDTALQDRAYKDTALPIGKEQTISQPFTVASQTELLEVQPGEKVLEIGTGSGYQAAILCELGAEVYTVERHKKLYEKARTTLKNLGYSIRAKLGDGTLGWSAYAPYDAIVVTAGAPVVPEDLVGQLALNGRLVVPVGNESRQEMVRIIKIREDEYEEEHYSDFKFVPLIGKKGWQK
- a CDS encoding universal stress protein gives rise to the protein MKQINKILVPTDFSVNSVIAYQHAQQIAAKFGAKIDLIHVIPTLKYFNDSIAQLGAPISMDSDIYPKVQEQTSQKLNEQMELNIAEEYRGEVLRPIHRRASSKICEVASDGQYDLIVMASKGGHGTPLLRGSTTEKIIRHSKVPVFTVDDSLDVEGLRQILIPTDGSALSFSALVLALPLAEIYEAEITLFHAIELYGDPMQDVMGRPEQSDETNIYTALIDKLETYLENSDEVSLNRYESDFKDQLVISKGASSQTVNLKTVIEKGVSAHLAIEDYASENADLVVMTTHGHSGLAHFFLGSTTEKVSQHLSIPVLTVKPAKEKLKEKTKA
- a CDS encoding DUF368 domain-containing protein; its protein translation is MSKTDQSNSTSKAQSWKEYPFLLLKGFLMGSADIVPGVSGGTMALIVGIYTRLIDAIKSFDTDFFKQLFTLRLKEAFEGVDWRFMGVLLAGMFAAVLFFTKVVPLQVYMFTDPELIYGLFFGLIVGSIVILINAIENFGWIHALLILVGAVIGFWVVTLVPADTPDSSLYVFLSGSVAICAMILPGISGSYILLILRKYDYILSQIGSLGTADTSMALFALAPFVAGAVCGLMLFSRLLSWLLNRYEAKTLAVLIGFLIGSLYVIWPYQNRMYKEIVTKKKVVEYTSPKVVELRNNPPSENRPEYQRIGEVQNPEATSDELKKVVLLTVKKKLIKSDPYIPYATDKGARTPHFWDGIIGIIIGLLMVLGLDSLRAKG